The genomic DNA GGCGAGTGGCCGGTCGGAGGCCAGGTCCTCGCCATGGCTCTGGACGTTCCCGAGAATCGCGTGTTCGTCGCGACGCGCTCCCGCACGGACGGGACGGCCGACAGCCTCCGCATCGTCGACGTCACGGACTCCACGGTCACGACCGCCGCGTACGCGCTCCGCAACGTGGCGGATCTGGCGTTCGATCCCGTCGCGCGCCAGCTCTGGATCTCCGAGCGCGGCGTTCCGCGCGCGGGACAGGGGCGTCTGTCCCGTGCGACGGACATCGGAATGATCCTCCAGTCGTACGCGCCGCTCGAGCCCTTCGGAATCGACCTGGACGCGGGTGGAACGTGCTGGGTCGCGGACCTGAGATCCGAGCGCGTCCTCGCGATCACGGTCGGCGGAGTGATCGATCTCTGGTCGACACCGATCGAGGGCCCCTACCAGGTCCGGGTGGGAGAAGCCGCGCCCTGAGCGTGGTGGCATGGCCGTTGCAGTCCGGTGCAGTCGTGCGCGCGCCCGGGAAGGGACGAACGGGCGGCGACGGTGAAGGGATGTGCCGGTGTCTCTTTCGGATAGGAGAACGGACACGGCGCCGCGACGCGGCGGCCGGACCGGAAGAAACTCTCCCCTCCGGCCGGGTTTCGGCTTCCCGACTTTGCACGATGCAATGGGCAGGAGGACGGGCGATGCCACGAACGCGTCAGCCGAAGGTCATGACGATCGACGTAGCCGAGGAGGTGTCGCGCCGTGTGCCCGGCTATCGCGGGTATCAGGAGAACACGCAGCGGCGCGAGGACGACCGGCGCTTCCGCCACAGCGTCGCCGAGCAGCTCTGGAGCGAGGCGCGGCGGCTCGAGCGGATCGAAAGCCAGCAGTTCCGTGACGACTACTCCGATTTCCTGGAGGAGGTCGATTCCGGCGCGCGCAAGCTCGAGTACCTCGCCGAATCCCTGAACACTCCGGCTCCGTCGCGGAACGGAGTGGGGGACCAGGCGGCCGAGTCGCTCGGTCCGATCGACAAGCAGATCGTGGACGAGCTGGACCGCCTGCGGCGCGTGGTGCACGAGCTGGAGAAGGCGTACGAGCACGACGAGCGATTCGAGATGAACCTGGCCGAGCTTCGCGGCATCACCGAGCGGATCGCGGATCTGATCGAGAACCGGAACGTCGCGCTGGGAAGCTGAGCCGCCCCGAGGACGCGCCAGGGTCCCTCGTGACGGGCTCCTCGTTGTGCCGCGAGGAGCCCGTCCTGTATTCTTCCGAGAGCCGCGTGCCGATCGTCTTGAGGCCCCATTCTTGACCCAGCGCCTCTACTACGAAGATTCCCACCTCCGCGAGTTCCGCGCCCGAGTGGACGCCTCCCAGGACCGGGACGGCGGAACCTGGATCGCTCTCGACCGCACCGCGTTCTATCCCGGAGGTGGAGGGCAGCCTCCGGATCGCGGCACGATCGACGGACTCTCCGTGTCCGAGGTCGAGGAGCGCGGTCCCGAGATCTGGCACCGCGTGGAGCGTGCCCCCGCGGGGGAGCACGTGGACGCGACGATCGACTGGTCCCGCCGCTTCGACCACATGCAGCAGCACACGGGGCAGCACATCCTGTCCGCCGCGTTCGTGGAGGTCGCCCGCGCCGAGACCCGCTCGTTCCATCTCGGGGAGGCCGTGGTGACGATCGACGTGGACCACGCGGGACCCGCGGACGCGCTCCTCGGCGAGGTCGAGGAGCGCGCGAACGAGGTCGTGTGGGAAGACCGCGAGGTGCTCACGCACGTCGTCCCCCCGGGCGAGGCCCGGCGATTCCCGCTCCGAAAGCCTCCGGCGGTGGAAGGGGACGTGCGGATCGTCGAGGTGCGCGGATTCGACTGGTCGGCCTGCGGGGGAACGCACGTCGGGAGGACCGGCGAGGTCGGGCTCATCGCCATCCTCGGGACGGAGCGCTACAAGGGCGGCACCCGTGTCGCGTTCGTGGCGGGACGGCGCGCGCTCCGGCGCCTTCGCGAGTCGGGAGACCTCCTCCGGCGAGCCTGCCTCGAATTCACCGCCGGGGAGTCGGATCTCCTCCGGGCGGTCGGGAGTCTGAAAGAGGAGCGGGACCGTCTCCAGAAGAGGCTCAAGCCCCTCGTCCGGGACGCCCTCGAGCGCGAGGCCCAGGCGCTCCTCGAGGAGGCGTCGCGCGGGCCGCACGGCCCGGTCGTGGCGCGCCACTTCGAGGGCCGGGATCCCGAAGAGGCAGGGCAGCTTGCGGCGATGGTCTCGGGACGCGGCGGGGTCGCCCTCTTCGTGTCGGGAACGGGCACTCCCAGGGCGCACTTTTCCGCCCCGGCGGGTACAATATCCGTAGGCGCTCTGCTGGGTGAGCTGTGCCGGCGGCACGGCGGGCGTGGGGGCGGACGTCCGGAATCGGCTCAGGGAACGGTCCCCCCGGAACGCATCGACGCGGTCCTTCGAGAAGCGCTCGAGGCCGTGATGGCCGGAACAGGGAAGGGGTCCTCGGTATGACGTCTGGCATCGAGCAGGGCAGGACCCGCGGCTCGCGCTCCCGCGTGATCGGCTTCGGCCGCGCCGCGCTCCTCCTCCTCGCCATGATCCTCGCGCAACCCCTCGTTCCCGGCGACGCCCAGGCGCAGTTCTTCGGACAGAACAAGGTCCAGTACAAGAAATTCCGCTGGAAGGTCCTCCGCACCCAGCACTTCGATATCCACTACTACCAGGGCACCGAGGCCGCCGTGAACGACGCGGCGCTCATGGCCGAGCGCGGCTACACGCGCCTGAGCCGCGTCCTGAACCACCAGATCCGCGCGCGCATCCCCCTGGTCCTCTACGCGTCGCACACCGACTTCGAGCAGACCAACATCACGCCCGGGCTCATCGGGATCGGTACCGGCGGCGTCACCGAGTTCCTGAAGCGGCGCGTCTTCCTGCCGTTCACGGGCTCCTACGCGGAGCTGGACCACGTCCTCACGCACGAGCTCGTGCACGCGTTCCAGGTGGACATCCTCTTCGGCGAGACGCAGGGGCTCCTGGGAGGCGGACTGAGCGTCCCGCTCTGGTTCATGGAGGGAATGGCGGAGTACCTCTCGGTCGGCGCCACGGACCCGAACACGGCGATGTGGCTTCGCGACGCATCCCTCGAGGGCTATCTGATCCCGATCCCGGTGCTGAACTACGTTGGGGACATCCGCGTCTACCGGTTCGGGCAATCGATCTTCCAGTACATCGCGGAGAACTACGGGATCGCGAAGGTCGGCGAGCTCCTGAAGCGGACCCGCCGGCTGGGGAGCGCGGAGAAGGCGCTCATGGCCTCCACGGGACTCACGGTCGACG from Candidatus Eisenbacteria bacterium includes the following:
- a CDS encoding DHHA1 domain-containing protein, which gives rise to MTQRLYYEDSHLREFRARVDASQDRDGGTWIALDRTAFYPGGGGQPPDRGTIDGLSVSEVEERGPEIWHRVERAPAGEHVDATIDWSRRFDHMQQHTGQHILSAAFVEVARAETRSFHLGEAVVTIDVDHAGPADALLGEVEERANEVVWEDREVLTHVVPPGEARRFPLRKPPAVEGDVRIVEVRGFDWSACGGTHVGRTGEVGLIAILGTERYKGGTRVAFVAGRRALRRLRESGDLLRRACLEFTAGESDLLRAVGSLKEERDRLQKRLKPLVRDALEREAQALLEEASRGPHGPVVARHFEGRDPEEAGQLAAMVSGRGGVALFVSGTGTPRAHFSAPAGTISVGALLGELCRRHGGRGGGRPESAQGTVPPERIDAVLREALEAVMAGTGKGSSV